A genome region from Clostridium pasteurianum includes the following:
- the greA gene encoding transcription elongation factor GreA, whose translation MSRMLTKSDYKKLKEEYDYRNTVKRHEIARKKMEAAAFGDRSENAEYKAAKEDYYHNNRRLGQISRLLKNAVIVDENHDNNEVNIDSEVTLKIGEEEEFKAKLVTTLNINVDGEDDIEYISADSPFGKALYKKHVGDTFDVNLPDNRSMNGVTILSIN comes from the coding sequence ATGTCTAGAATGCTTACGAAAAGCGATTATAAAAAATTGAAAGAGGAATATGATTATAGAAATACGGTTAAGCGGCATGAAATAGCTAGAAAGAAGATGGAGGCAGCAGCCTTTGGCGATCGTTCAGAAAATGCTGAGTATAAAGCTGCAAAGGAAGATTATTACCACAATAATAGAAGACTTGGACAGATATCAAGGCTGTTAAAAAATGCCGTGATTGTAGATGAAAATCATGATAATAATGAAGTTAACATAGATTCAGAAGTGACTCTTAAAATAGGAGAGGAAGAAGAGTTTAAAGCTAAACTTGTTACTACGCTTAATATAAATGTGGATGGTGAAGACGATATAGAATACATAAGTGCAGATTCACCGTTTGGAAAAGCTTTATATAAAAAACATGTAGGTGATACTTTTGATGTTAATCTTCCTGATAATAGAAGCATGAACGGAGTAACAATATTATCAATAAACTAA
- a CDS encoding YdcF family protein gives MILLYILCSIILCFMIEYVIICHYFKKAAYNNGRKRDVIIVLGYPAKRDGKVSPILRERINKAAALYHKGIAKIIICSGAAVANCYVEADVMAEALIKLGVPNGNIVREKLAQNTYENLVNSKKIMHERKLNTAVIVSSPWHLRKASTYASRLEIDHTVEKSKFPCEYIIIGVAMIYLYLYTQTFINILCYKYKRIFNHLR, from the coding sequence ATGATATTATTATATATTTTATGCTCAATAATATTGTGCTTTATGATTGAGTATGTTATCATATGCCACTATTTTAAAAAGGCAGCATATAATAATGGACGAAAAAGAGATGTAATAATTGTACTTGGTTATCCAGCAAAACGAGATGGAAAAGTATCACCAATTTTGCGAGAACGGATAAATAAAGCGGCAGCGTTGTATCATAAAGGAATTGCAAAAATCATAATTTGCTCTGGGGCAGCGGTAGCTAATTGTTATGTTGAGGCTGATGTTATGGCAGAAGCATTGATTAAATTAGGAGTGCCTAATGGCAATATAGTCCGTGAAAAACTTGCCCAAAATACATATGAGAATTTAGTAAATTCAAAGAAAATTATGCACGAGAGAAAGCTTAATACAGCAGTTATTGTATCTTCACCCTGGCATTTAAGAAAAGCCAGCACTTATGCAAGTAGGCTTGAAATTGATCATACAGTGGAGAAATCTAAATTTCCATGTGAATACATAATAATAGGTGTGGCAATGATTTATCTTTATTTATACACACAGACGTTTATAAATATTTTATGTTATAAGTATAAAAGAATTTTCAATCATCTACGATAA
- a CDS encoding acetoacetate decarboxylase codes for MLKSEVIKQLTTPLDSPAYPRGPYRFHNREYFNIIYLTDKNALCKIVPEPLKVDKPLVRFEIMAMHDTSGLGCYTESGQSIPVSFNGTKGDYLHMMYLDNEPAIAVGRELSAYPKKLGYPKLFVDSDTLVGTLEYGKLRVATATMGYKHKALDIKAAKDEICRPNYMLKIIPNYDGSPRICELVSATITDITVHEAWTGPARLQLFDHAMAPLNDLPVKKIISSSHIIADITLPKPKVIYNYL; via the coding sequence GTGTTAAAAAGCGAAGTAATTAAACAACTTACCACACCATTAGACTCACCAGCATATCCTAGAGGTCCATATAGATTTCATAATCGTGAATATTTTAATATCATATACCTTACTGATAAAAATGCATTATGCAAAATTGTTCCAGAACCATTAAAAGTTGATAAACCATTGGTTAGATTTGAAATCATGGCAATGCATGATACTAGCGGATTAGGTTGTTATACAGAAAGCGGGCAGAGCATTCCCGTAAGTTTTAATGGTACTAAAGGTGATTATCTCCATATGATGTATTTAGATAATGAACCTGCTATCGCTGTTGGAAGGGAACTTAGTGCTTATCCTAAAAAATTAGGATATCCAAAACTATTTGTAGACTCAGATACTCTTGTTGGTACACTAGAATATGGTAAATTACGAGTAGCAACAGCTACTATGGGATATAAACATAAAGCATTAGATATTAAAGCAGCAAAAGATGAAATTTGTCGACCTAACTATATGCTTAAAATAATACCCAATTATGATGGCAGTCCAAGAATTTGTGAACTTGTAAGTGCAACAATCACTGACATAACAGTACATGAAGCATGGACAGGTCCCGCACGATTACAATTATTTGACCATGCTATGGCACCACTTAATGATTTACCTGTAAAAAAAATCATTTCTAGTTCACATATAATAGCAGATATAACACTTCCTAAGCCTAAAGTTATATATAATTATCTATAA
- a CDS encoding ABC transporter permease produces the protein MITTKQLFKTYNLKNWKQAKFQIFLSIFSVVIAAAILVSLKIIIALNNYYIVSNAKSINEGDINIEVPNSIISNKQLNVLDKLTREGKIQYATTYKIENNFTHGEIANIAEVKFIDPKYCYINKRVTNYLKKLGNHKVVINRAAADKFHLKMGDIISLKLKGLSNDYNKFKIADIVENTDVSKEDILGAIILSKSDLKLQLSKGIKIENLVTNANVIVNKNYNLNDIKSELHKSFGSGTNIVTYEEGIKSNKNTMDKEEKALDFIQILVTTITVISISFTTWLLILKRKKDYVLLAIYGMKNDILRNLILYETFIICVIGTIIGIFFSFAITGFVEKNILTDMDMFSIIKVSILPILSTALFIIIQMMISTILPIIISKKINPNFILRKETQKILFSREDYGTHVIEMFLLMTLSFSIYIGSLKNGVVCVSIILISIIIIYGLSKVSINLIIKLNNVRNKFVLLALRNIERYKTRFSFCVTALIVTLVVCGFIVNLRNELIPGIINKINYDMGYTLSVSTNFNKKNINNIEKILSREKDVKGYVKTIDVTGNFESIRGKNFDNFIKGQKFEEGSKKQLRDFFYDNRSINIQAIDISKDIVNYNTLQGRWFNKNDVNRKYIVLGERFYHFGINVNDKIDLNIQGKNYKFTVIGICTESNFRDNSGIYIDINDIKNNNSIGDNNSKIKYLVKDDAGHEKKLYLNLTKSLNNSLIIDEKDKYNQVNKYIQKITYAFIYICIISIFSAVCLIGNVLMIINFDRLNEFVMFNILGAKNKDIIKIAVSEGIIIGLLSGILSSLICEVLSYNVLVGSFSVKYTANLKVDAIIIIIAVFLNILVSITVINSLKIEKYTELLRAD, from the coding sequence ATGATAACTACAAAACAACTATTTAAAACTTATAACTTAAAAAACTGGAAGCAAGCAAAATTTCAAATTTTCTTAAGCATTTTTTCTGTAGTTATTGCAGCAGCAATATTAGTATCGCTTAAAATTATAATTGCTTTAAATAATTATTATATTGTAAGTAATGCTAAAAGTATTAATGAAGGTGATATTAATATAGAAGTGCCAAACTCTATTATTAGTAATAAACAGCTAAATGTATTGGATAAATTAACACGTGAAGGCAAGATTCAATATGCTACTACATATAAAATTGAGAATAACTTTACTCATGGAGAAATAGCCAATATAGCAGAAGTAAAATTTATTGATCCAAAATATTGCTATATAAACAAAAGAGTTACAAACTATTTAAAAAAATTAGGAAATCACAAAGTAGTCATTAACAGAGCTGCGGCAGATAAATTTCATTTAAAAATGGGAGACATTATTTCTCTTAAACTTAAAGGACTTTCTAATGACTATAATAAATTTAAAATTGCAGATATTGTAGAAAATACGGATGTATCAAAGGAAGATATTTTGGGCGCAATTATTTTGAGTAAATCCGATTTAAAACTGCAACTTAGTAAAGGAATAAAAATAGAAAATTTAGTAACAAACGCTAATGTAATTGTTAATAAAAACTATAACTTAAATGATATAAAGAGTGAACTACACAAAAGTTTTGGATCAGGAACTAATATAGTTACATATGAAGAAGGTATTAAGTCAAATAAAAATACTATGGATAAAGAGGAAAAAGCATTAGATTTTATTCAAATATTAGTCACTACTATAACAGTAATAAGTATATCTTTTACCACATGGTTACTTATACTAAAAAGAAAAAAAGATTATGTCCTGTTAGCTATATATGGAATGAAAAATGATATTCTTAGAAACTTAATTTTATATGAAACTTTCATAATCTGCGTTATTGGCACTATTATAGGAATTTTTTTTAGTTTCGCAATTACTGGTTTTGTAGAAAAAAATATTTTAACTGATATGGATATGTTTTCAATAATAAAAGTATCAATTTTGCCTATATTGTCAACAGCATTATTTATTATTATTCAAATGATGATATCTACCATATTGCCAATTATTATAAGTAAGAAAATAAATCCTAACTTTATTTTACGTAAGGAGACACAAAAAATCTTATTTAGCAGAGAAGATTATGGAACGCATGTAATTGAAATGTTTTTACTTATGACCTTAAGTTTTTCAATCTATATTGGTTCGTTAAAAAATGGAGTAGTATGTGTTAGTATAATATTAATTTCAATAATAATTATATATGGATTATCAAAGGTTAGTATTAATTTAATTATAAAATTAAACAACGTACGAAATAAATTTGTTTTGTTAGCACTAAGGAATATAGAGAGATATAAAACCAGATTCTCTTTTTGTGTTACTGCGTTAATTGTTACCTTGGTTGTCTGTGGGTTTATTGTTAATTTAAGAAATGAGTTAATTCCAGGGATAATAAATAAAATTAATTATGATATGGGATATACCTTATCTGTAAGTACAAATTTTAATAAAAAAAATATAAATAATATAGAGAAAATATTAAGCAGGGAAAAAGATGTAAAAGGGTATGTAAAAACTATAGATGTTACAGGAAATTTTGAATCAATAAGGGGAAAGAACTTCGACAATTTTATTAAAGGACAAAAATTTGAGGAGGGGAGTAAAAAACAACTTAGAGACTTTTTTTATGATAATAGAAGCATAAATATACAAGCTATTGATATAAGTAAAGATATTGTAAATTATAATACCTTACAAGGAAGATGGTTTAATAAAAATGATGTGAATAGAAAATATATAGTGTTAGGTGAAAGATTTTATCATTTTGGCATTAATGTTAACGATAAAATTGATTTAAATATACAAGGGAAAAACTACAAATTTACAGTTATAGGTATTTGCACAGAAAGTAATTTTAGAGATAATTCAGGTATTTATATAGATATAAATGACATTAAGAATAATAATTCTATAGGAGATAATAATAGCAAAATTAAATATTTAGTTAAAGATGATGCAGGACATGAAAAAAAATTATATTTAAATTTAACTAAAAGTTTAAATAATTCTCTTATAATAGATGAAAAAGATAAATATAATCAGGTTAATAAATATATACAGAAGATTACTTATGCTTTCATATATATTTGTATTATAAGTATATTTTCAGCTGTTTGCCTAATAGGTAATGTTTTAATGATAATAAATTTTGACCGATTAAATGAATTTGTAATGTTTAACATATTAGGCGCTAAAAACAAAGATATTATAAAAATTGCAGTTAGTGAAGGAATTATAATTGGTTTACTTTCTGGAATATTAAGTAGTTTAATATGTGAAGTATTGAGCTATAATGTATTGGTAGGTTCATTTTCAGTTAAGTACACAGCTAATTTAAAAGTTGATGCAATTATAATTATAATAGCCGTATTTCTTAATATATTAGTGTCTATAACAGTAATAAATAGTTTAAAAATTGAAAAATATACTGAACTTTTAAGGGCTGATTAA
- a CDS encoding bifunctional metallophosphatase/5'-nucleotidase, translating into MSSKIKHIVILETSDIHGNVFPINYLDNSKEQFGLTKLSSIVKDERKKNDDLILIDNGDIIQGTPLTYYYAKVSKNGNNPIISILNYMKYNAAVIGNHEFNYGTKILNDSVNQSNFPWLSANIVDKKSKKPAFGVPYITKQIDTDLKLAVLGLTTKFIPNWENPNIIKEFEFLDVVETAQKWINMLKREKKVDIIIVSYHGGFERDIDTGYGTEIQNGENQAYELCKKVTGMDVLLTGHQHRKIWGKAINGVTVVQPGYGAKNIGKVDIVLEKTSLGWKIVKKESSLLPTLNVKDDSEVIEIGKKFEEDTQKWLDTPIGKVKGDMTIKDPKEARLRDNALIEFINKIQMINGNVDISATALFDNNGKGFPANVTMRDIVSNYVYPNTLKVIRVKGKDIKDALEVSAAYFETFTGKVKVSSKFTVLKPHHYNYDMWEGIEYEINISRKIGDRITKLNYRGAPMEMDKEYDIAVNNYRASGGGNYDMFKNKRVIKDIPIDISELIADYFLKNGEVTAKVNGNWKVVHD; encoded by the coding sequence GTGAGTAGTAAAATTAAACATATAGTTATACTCGAAACTAGTGATATACATGGAAATGTATTTCCAATAAATTACCTTGATAATAGTAAAGAACAGTTTGGCCTAACCAAGTTATCTAGCATAGTTAAAGATGAAAGAAAAAAGAACGATGATTTGATTTTAATTGATAATGGCGATATTATTCAAGGGACTCCACTTACGTATTATTATGCAAAAGTAAGTAAAAATGGTAATAATCCTATAATATCCATTTTGAATTATATGAAATATAATGCTGCAGTTATTGGAAATCATGAATTTAATTATGGAACTAAAATACTCAATGATTCAGTAAATCAATCTAATTTTCCATGGCTTTCTGCGAATATTGTAGATAAAAAAAGTAAAAAGCCTGCTTTTGGTGTGCCATATATTACAAAACAAATAGATACGGATTTAAAGTTAGCAGTATTAGGTCTTACCACAAAATTCATTCCCAATTGGGAAAATCCCAATATAATAAAAGAATTTGAGTTTCTAGATGTTGTAGAAACAGCGCAAAAATGGATTAACATGCTTAAACGAGAAAAAAAGGTAGATATAATTATAGTTTCGTATCATGGCGGATTTGAAAGAGATATTGATACGGGTTATGGGACTGAAATTCAAAATGGAGAAAATCAGGCTTATGAGCTTTGCAAGAAAGTTACTGGAATGGATGTACTTTTAACTGGTCATCAGCACAGGAAAATTTGGGGTAAAGCAATTAATGGGGTAACAGTAGTTCAGCCAGGTTATGGTGCTAAGAATATTGGCAAAGTGGATATTGTATTAGAGAAAACTTCACTAGGTTGGAAAATAGTTAAAAAGGAATCATCGCTGCTCCCAACGCTGAATGTTAAAGATGACAGCGAAGTAATAGAAATAGGCAAAAAATTTGAAGAGGATACTCAAAAATGGCTGGATACACCTATTGGTAAAGTAAAGGGAGATATGACAATAAAGGATCCCAAGGAAGCAAGGCTTAGAGACAATGCTTTAATTGAATTTATAAATAAGATTCAAATGATAAATGGCAATGTAGACATTTCTGCAACTGCGCTATTTGACAATAATGGTAAAGGATTTCCAGCCAATGTTACTATGAGGGATATTGTTTCTAATTATGTGTATCCAAATACTTTGAAAGTTATAAGAGTTAAAGGTAAGGATATTAAAGATGCACTTGAGGTATCAGCAGCTTACTTTGAAACCTTTACTGGAAAAGTAAAAGTTTCTTCGAAATTTACAGTATTAAAGCCTCATCATTATAATTATGATATGTGGGAAGGAATTGAATACGAAATAAATATATCTAGAAAAATAGGAGACAGAATTACAAAATTGAATTACAGGGGAGCACCTATGGAAATGGATAAAGAATACGATATTGCAGTTAATAATTATCGTGCATCCGGCGGTGGGAATTACGACATGTTTAAAAACAAAAGGGTAATTAAAGATATTCCAATTGATATTTCAGAATTAATTGCAGATTATTTTTTGAAAAATGGAGAGGTAACTGCAAAGGTAAACGGAAATTGGAAAGTAGTTCATGATTAA
- a CDS encoding DUF4362 domain-containing protein, which yields MKKYLISAVVVSMLIFSACGRQEEGYSKYGIKNVSKNDTITYSLKDNVNTDRLQKFIDNVSKGIKDRINLVRYTTEGDPIITQLYFNGKYIQIYIDNSKDKFGGANKNEILYNKIKGGKQLKDNLLKYLKDNNITN from the coding sequence ATGAAAAAATATTTAATATCTGCTGTTGTAGTAAGTATGTTGATATTTTCTGCATGTGGCAGGCAAGAAGAAGGATATAGTAAATATGGTATCAAAAATGTTAGTAAAAATGATACTATTACTTATAGTCTTAAAGATAATGTAAATACAGATAGATTGCAAAAGTTTATAGATAATGTTAGTAAAGGTATAAAAGATAGGATTAATTTAGTCAGGTATACTACAGAAGGAGACCCTATAATTACGCAGTTATACTTTAATGGAAAATACATTCAAATATACATAGACAACTCTAAAGATAAATTTGGTGGAGCAAATAAAAATGAGATTTTATATAATAAAATTAAGGGTGGAAAACAATTAAAAGATAATTTGTTAAAATATCTAAAAGATAATAACATCACAAATTAG
- a CDS encoding ABC transporter ATP-binding protein — protein MLHCIVEAKNVCKSVGDVNKKFEILKNVNLCVKNGEYVAIMGPSGSGKSTFLSILSCIDKPTSGIVNINYVDVAKLSKNKLTEFRNENIGIVFQSFNLIPTLNAEENIEVPLFFSKKKINMINKVDELINIVGLKDKKKAFPKQLSGGEQQRIAIARALAGEPKILLADEPTGALDSKNSKTILDIFDEFRKKYNMTIIMITHDRQVAERSDRILYMKDGTLMEASEQA, from the coding sequence ATGCTGCATTGTATAGTAGAAGCTAAAAATGTTTGTAAATCTGTAGGTGATGTAAATAAAAAATTTGAAATTTTAAAAAATGTTAACTTATGTGTTAAAAATGGTGAATATGTTGCTATAATGGGTCCTAGTGGTAGTGGTAAAAGTACGTTCCTTAGCATACTATCATGTATAGACAAGCCAACATCAGGGATAGTTAATATAAATTATGTTGATGTTGCAAAATTAAGCAAAAATAAATTAACGGAATTCAGAAATGAAAATATAGGAATTGTATTTCAATCTTTTAATTTAATTCCTACTTTAAATGCTGAGGAAAATATTGAAGTTCCATTGTTTTTCTCTAAGAAAAAAATTAATATGATAAATAAAGTTGATGAACTAATAAATATTGTAGGATTAAAAGATAAAAAAAAGGCTTTTCCTAAACAATTATCTGGCGGTGAACAGCAAAGGATTGCTATAGCTAGAGCCTTAGCAGGTGAACCTAAAATCTTACTTGCAGATGAGCCAACAGGTGCACTAGATAGTAAAAACAGTAAGACTATTTTAGATATTTTTGATGAGTTTAGAAAAAAGTATAACATGACAATTATAATGATAACTCATGATAGGCAGGTTGCTGAAAGATCAGACAGAATATTATATATGAAGGATGGCACTTTAATGGAAGCGAGTGAACAGGCATGA
- a CDS encoding S1 RNA-binding domain-containing protein, whose translation MRNELNSKEYDLMASRQSRKILTGTLSAVETVDIKDGQEVDCGIVFYDEFKVFIPIKEMNISREDKRVIRSMIGCEIDFIVSNFNEEDKTAVASRKEAMELRKNLELKKHKVGDRISVRVTSVGRNNCRVDCYGIEYRVPINEIDYGYIDRVDKYVQVGDVVDAVIKELDVDKSHIVVSLKDAKKDPYLTFVKALNKGGEYLATVTGIKDYGIFLNIRKGVNCLCPFPNWSNFSPSIGERFVVRIKNINYEDKKINANLMRPINQNNKCNV comes from the coding sequence ATGAGAAATGAATTAAATAGTAAAGAGTATGATTTAATGGCTTCACGTCAAAGTAGAAAAATACTAACAGGTACTTTATCTGCTGTAGAAACTGTTGATATTAAAGATGGACAAGAAGTCGATTGTGGAATTGTGTTCTATGATGAATTTAAAGTATTTATACCAATTAAAGAAATGAACATATCAAGGGAAGACAAAAGGGTTATAAGAAGCATGATAGGCTGTGAAATTGATTTTATTGTATCTAATTTTAATGAAGAGGATAAAACGGCTGTAGCATCAAGGAAGGAAGCTATGGAACTCAGAAAAAATTTAGAGCTAAAAAAACATAAAGTAGGAGATAGGATTTCTGTAAGGGTTACTTCTGTTGGTAGAAATAATTGTAGAGTGGATTGTTACGGAATAGAATATAGAGTACCTATAAATGAAATAGATTATGGATATATAGATAGAGTTGATAAATATGTACAAGTTGGTGACGTAGTTGATGCTGTGATAAAGGAGCTTGATGTAGATAAAAGTCATATAGTAGTTTCATTAAAAGATGCTAAAAAAGATCCATACCTTACTTTTGTAAAGGCGCTTAATAAAGGTGGAGAATATTTAGCCACAGTAACTGGAATTAAGGATTATGGAATATTTTTAAACATAAGGAAGGGTGTAAATTGTCTATGTCCTTTCCCTAATTGGTCAAATTTTTCACCATCCATAGGAGAAAGATTTGTAGTGAGGATAAAAAACATTAATTATGAAGATAAAAAAATAAATGCAAATTTAATGAGACCGATAAATCAAAATAATAAATGTAATGTGTAG
- a CDS encoding branched-chain amino acid ABC transporter permease, protein MEFLQQLINGLALGSVYALIAIGYTMVYGIIGLINFAHGDIYMMGAFFGFFAATSFKLPFIPTLIIAMLGSALLGIIIEKIAYKPLRNSPKLSLLITAIGMSLLLENGSRLDFIFGPDYRTYPSNLLPSKVINFGSLRLDSLHIIIILISILLALVLQFVVYKTKVGKAMRATSFDKDAAALMGININNIISITFAIGSALAGAAGVLVGILYSRIDPYMGIMPGLKAFIAAVLGGIGIIPGAVLGGVIMGIAETFTKVYISSKLSDAIAFAILILILLIKPSGLLGKKPNVKV, encoded by the coding sequence ATGGAATTTTTACAACAACTTATAAATGGTCTTGCACTGGGAAGCGTTTATGCGCTTATTGCAATAGGATATACAATGGTATATGGAATAATAGGTCTTATAAACTTTGCACATGGTGATATATATATGATGGGAGCGTTTTTTGGTTTCTTTGCAGCAACAAGTTTTAAATTGCCATTTATACCTACGCTTATAATTGCTATGTTAGGCTCAGCACTTTTAGGCATTATAATTGAAAAGATTGCCTATAAGCCTCTTAGAAATTCTCCTAAACTCTCACTTCTCATAACAGCTATTGGAATGTCTCTTTTACTTGAAAATGGAAGTAGATTGGATTTTATTTTTGGACCTGATTATAGAACATATCCGTCAAATCTTCTTCCTTCAAAAGTTATTAACTTTGGTTCTTTAAGATTGGATTCTCTTCATATAATCATTATACTAATATCGATTTTACTAGCACTTGTTCTTCAATTTGTAGTGTATAAGACTAAAGTTGGAAAAGCTATGAGAGCAACTTCTTTTGATAAAGATGCTGCTGCCCTTATGGGGATAAACATTAACAACATTATTTCAATTACCTTTGCAATAGGCTCTGCTCTTGCAGGTGCTGCTGGAGTTTTAGTTGGAATACTTTATTCAAGAATTGATCCTTATATGGGTATAATGCCTGGTCTTAAAGCATTCATAGCGGCTGTACTTGGAGGTATAGGAATAATTCCAGGAGCCGTTTTAGGTGGAGTAATAATGGGAATTGCGGAGACATTCACGAAGGTCTATATATCTTCTAAACTCTCTGATGCCATTGCATTTGCAATACTGATTTTAATACTTTTAATTAAACCTTCAGGTCTTCTAGGTAAAAAGCCAAATGTGAAAGTGTAG
- a CDS encoding 3-oxoacid CoA-transferase subunit B — protein MIMEKNTAKKIIAKRVSKELKDGQLVNLGIGIPSMVANYIPKNFKIVFQSENGIVGMGAKPNPGKEDKDVINAGGQYTTVSKDGAFTDSSVSFSLIRGGHVDVSVLGALQVDQEGNIANWIVPGKMLAGMGGAMDLVNGAKKVIIAMTHTNKGNPKILKKCTLPLTAKARANLIVTELGVIKIVPEGLLLTEINKNTSIDEIKKLTDADLIISNKLKIMDN, from the coding sequence ATGATTATGGAAAAGAATACAGCAAAGAAGATTATAGCTAAAAGAGTTAGTAAAGAATTAAAAGATGGACAACTTGTAAATTTAGGTATAGGTATTCCTTCTATGGTTGCAAATTATATTCCTAAGAATTTTAAAATTGTATTTCAATCGGAAAATGGAATAGTAGGCATGGGTGCAAAACCCAATCCAGGTAAGGAAGATAAGGATGTTATAAATGCTGGTGGACAGTATACAACGGTATCTAAAGATGGTGCTTTCACTGATAGTTCTGTATCTTTTTCCTTAATTAGAGGTGGACATGTAGATGTTAGTGTGTTAGGCGCACTTCAAGTAGACCAAGAGGGCAATATAGCAAATTGGATTGTGCCTGGGAAAATGCTTGCAGGTATGGGTGGAGCAATGGATTTAGTTAATGGAGCTAAAAAAGTAATTATAGCAATGACTCATACAAATAAAGGAAACCCTAAAATCTTAAAAAAATGTACTTTACCACTTACAGCTAAAGCTCGAGCAAATTTAATTGTTACAGAACTTGGAGTGATAAAGATTGTCCCTGAAGGATTATTGCTTACGGAGATTAATAAAAATACAAGTATAGATGAGATTAAGAAACTTACAGATGCAGATTTAATTATTTCAAATAAACTTAAAATTATGGATAATTAA
- a CDS encoding ABC transporter substrate-binding protein, translating into MLKKKISIGIILALTVGMFSGCASSGGSGSDKIKIGAVLPLTGSIAAYGKSARNGLTLLENEVNKGGGINGKKVEFVYGDDENKPASAVNVGQKLINDDKVVAVVGPLTSTCANSLAPIAQRNKIPMVTGTGTNPKITQAGDYIYRTCFIDPFQGTVIAKFAASDLKAKTAAILYDNGNDYSKGLAEYFQKSFKGKVVETETYNTGDQDFNAQLTKIKATNPDVILLPDYYSTVGMIAKQARSQGIKSTFLGGDGWDSDDLFKVGGDAVNGAYFSDHYSSQDTSSEVVKFVDSYKKKYGSVPDSMAALNYDAGKVLIESIKKAGKTDPDAIKAALKSYNGTVVSGKITFDKDRNAIKSAVILNAKDNKFDFVKKVQP; encoded by the coding sequence ATGTTAAAAAAGAAAATTTCAATAGGTATAATTTTAGCTTTAACTGTAGGAATGTTTTCCGGATGTGCTTCTAGCGGTGGAAGTGGCTCAGATAAGATTAAAATCGGAGCAGTATTACCGCTTACAGGTTCAATAGCCGCATATGGAAAATCAGCACGTAATGGTCTTACACTTTTAGAAAATGAAGTTAATAAAGGCGGCGGAATCAATGGTAAAAAGGTAGAATTTGTTTATGGTGATGATGAAAATAAACCAGCTTCAGCTGTAAATGTAGGCCAAAAATTAATAAATGATGACAAAGTAGTAGCAGTAGTTGGCCCACTTACAAGTACATGTGCAAATTCATTAGCTCCTATTGCACAGAGAAACAAAATACCAATGGTAACAGGAACAGGTACTAACCCTAAAATCACACAAGCTGGTGATTATATTTATAGAACATGCTTTATAGACCCATTTCAAGGAACTGTCATAGCTAAATTTGCAGCTTCTGATTTAAAAGCTAAGACAGCAGCAATACTTTATGATAATGGAAATGATTATTCAAAGGGACTCGCGGAGTACTTCCAAAAATCTTTTAAAGGAAAGGTAGTAGAAACAGAAACTTATAATACTGGAGATCAAGATTTCAATGCACAGCTTACTAAAATAAAAGCAACGAACCCGGATGTTATTTTACTTCCAGATTACTATTCAACTGTTGGAATGATAGCTAAACAGGCTAGATCACAGGGAATAAAGTCAACTTTCCTTGGCGGTGATGGATGGGATTCAGATGATCTCTTTAAAGTTGGAGGAGATGCTGTAAATGGAGCATATTTTTCAGATCATTACTCTTCACAAGATACATCAAGTGAGGTTGTTAAATTTGTAGATAGTTACAAGAAAAAATATGGCAGTGTACCTGATTCAATGGCAGCATTAAATTATGATGCTGGTAAAGTTTTAATTGAAAGCATAAAGAAAGCAGGAAAAACTGATCCTGATGCTATAAAAGCAGCTCTTAAGAGCTATAATGGTACAGTTGTTTCTGGTAAAATTACTTTTGATAAAGACAGAAATGCTATTAAATCAGCTGTAATACTAAATGCTAAAGACAATAAATTTGATTTTGTTAAAAAGGTGCAGCCATAA